A section of the Constrictibacter sp. MBR-5 genome encodes:
- a CDS encoding HAD-IA family hydrolase yields the protein MSDKPVRAVLWDFGGVITESPFVAFARHERETGLPDGFIRMLNTRNPDTNAWARFERSEIDLDAFCPLFEAEALEAGHRLDGRAVVALLAGPVRPEMVGALRRLRDRYRIACLTNNVRSAARPPEQARAVAEAMSLFHAVIESSKVGVRKPEPRFYEIACEALGVAPDEAVFLDDLGVNLKTARAMGMRTIKVERASQALGELESVLGHPV from the coding sequence ATGAGTGACAAGCCCGTCCGCGCCGTCCTCTGGGACTTCGGCGGCGTGATCACCGAAAGCCCCTTCGTCGCCTTTGCTCGCCATGAGCGCGAAACGGGGCTGCCGGACGGCTTCATCCGCATGCTGAACACACGGAACCCCGATACCAACGCCTGGGCGAGGTTCGAGCGTAGCGAAATCGACCTCGACGCCTTCTGCCCGCTGTTCGAGGCTGAAGCGTTGGAGGCCGGGCACAGGCTGGACGGCAGGGCCGTGGTGGCGCTGCTCGCTGGTCCGGTGCGACCGGAGATGGTCGGGGCGCTGAGGCGCCTGCGGGATCGCTATCGGATCGCGTGCCTTACCAACAACGTTCGGTCCGCGGCACGGCCGCCGGAGCAGGCCAGGGCGGTTGCAGAGGCGATGTCGCTGTTCCATGCAGTGATCGAGTCCAGCAAGGTCGGGGTTCGCAAGCCGGAGCCGCGCTTCTACGAGATTGCTTGCGAAGCGCTCGGCGTGGCACCGGACGAGGCGGTCTTCCTGGACGATCTCGGCGTGAACCTGAAGACGGCGCGCGCGATGGGGATGCGCACGATCAAGGTGGAGAGGGCCTCGCAGGCTCTAGGCGAACTGGAAAGCGTGCTGGGCCACCCGGTGTAG
- the queF gene encoding preQ(1) synthase yields MATEETGLTLLGATTAPPASPDVAVLETVENPHEGEAYLVRFTCPEFTALCPITGQPDFAHLVIDYVPDRLLVESKSLKLFLAAFRNHGGFHEACTVSIARRLIDATAPRWLRIGGYWYPRGGIPIDVFYQTGAVPDGVWVPDQGVPPYRGRG; encoded by the coding sequence ATGGCGACTGAAGAAACCGGACTTACGCTCCTCGGGGCCACGACAGCGCCGCCAGCTTCGCCGGATGTCGCCGTCCTCGAAACCGTAGAGAATCCGCACGAGGGCGAGGCGTACCTTGTTCGCTTCACCTGCCCGGAATTCACAGCGCTCTGTCCGATCACCGGACAGCCGGACTTCGCGCATCTCGTTATCGACTACGTTCCCGACCGGCTGCTGGTCGAGAGCAAGTCGCTGAAGCTGTTCCTCGCCGCCTTCCGCAACCACGGCGGCTTCCACGAGGCTTGCACTGTGTCGATCGCGCGCCGCCTGATCGATGCGACGGCGCCGCGCTGGCTGCGCATCGGCGGCTATTGGTATCCGCGCGGCGGCATTCCGATCGACGTGTTTTACCAGACAGGGGCGGTGCCCGACGGCGTCTGGGTCCCCGACCAGGGAGTCCCGCCCTATCGTGGCCGCGGCTGA
- a CDS encoding benzoate/H(+) symporter BenE family transporter — MTPPAGPASPHSARPDPGRAPLLPPSAFSAAAIAALVGFGSTVALVVQAGLSVGGTPDQIASMVTALCIGMAVAGGGLSLAFRMPIVLAWSTSGAALIAASTLGIGYPTAVGTFVAAGALTVLLGLLPALSRLAERIPGAVAAAMLAGVLLPFCIGLFRTFETDWTLAGLLLVVYLAARQRFPAYALLVVLVAAIGMVLARGQVSVGGAAAFGTLAPVVPVFDWRAVVSLGVPLFLVTLVSQNLPGFVVLRTSGYEPPPRPVLMATGAATMILAPFGAFSVNLAAITAAICTGPDAHPDPWRRWLVGMLYAGCYAVLALFSAPLVGLFTAMPAQTVAAIAGVALIGPLTNAMGAMLADPDEREAAILTFVATASGMTLLGIGAAFWGLVVGFAALAAKRIMARGA; from the coding sequence ATGACGCCTCCCGCCGGTCCCGCCAGCCCCCATTCCGCCCGCCCCGATCCTGGCCGCGCGCCGCTGCTGCCGCCCTCGGCCTTCTCGGCGGCGGCGATCGCAGCCCTGGTCGGGTTCGGCAGCACGGTGGCGCTGGTCGTGCAGGCGGGGCTGTCGGTCGGGGGCACGCCCGACCAGATCGCCTCGATGGTCACCGCGCTCTGCATCGGCATGGCGGTCGCCGGCGGCGGCCTGAGCCTCGCCTTCCGCATGCCGATCGTGCTCGCCTGGTCGACCTCCGGTGCCGCCCTGATCGCCGCCAGCACCCTCGGCATCGGCTATCCGACGGCGGTCGGCACCTTCGTCGCCGCCGGCGCCCTCACGGTGCTGCTCGGCCTGCTGCCGGCGCTGTCGCGGCTCGCCGAGAGGATTCCGGGGGCTGTCGCGGCGGCGATGCTGGCGGGCGTGCTGCTGCCCTTCTGCATCGGCCTGTTCCGCACCTTCGAGACCGACTGGACGTTGGCCGGCCTGCTGCTGGTCGTCTATCTGGCGGCGCGCCAGCGCTTTCCCGCCTATGCGCTGCTGGTCGTGCTGGTCGCCGCGATCGGCATGGTGCTGGCGCGCGGACAGGTGAGCGTCGGGGGGGCGGCTGCCTTCGGCACGCTGGCGCCGGTGGTGCCGGTCTTCGACTGGCGCGCCGTGGTCAGCCTGGGCGTGCCGCTGTTCCTGGTGACGCTGGTCTCGCAGAACCTGCCCGGCTTCGTCGTGCTGCGCACCTCGGGCTACGAGCCGCCGCCGCGGCCGGTGCTGATGGCGACGGGCGCCGCGACGATGATCCTGGCGCCGTTCGGCGCCTTCAGCGTGAACCTCGCCGCCATCACCGCGGCGATCTGCACGGGTCCCGACGCGCACCCCGACCCGTGGCGGCGCTGGCTCGTCGGGATGCTCTACGCCGGCTGCTACGCGGTGCTGGCGCTGTTTTCGGCACCGCTGGTCGGACTGTTCACGGCCATGCCGGCGCAGACCGTGGCGGCGATCGCTGGCGTGGCGCTGATCGGGCCGCTGACCAACGCGATGGGCGCAATGCTCGCCGACCCGGACGAGCGCGAGGCGGCAATCCTGACCTTCGTCGCGACGGCGTCGGGGATGACGCTGCTCGGCATCGGCGCGGCGTTCTGGGGACTCGTCGTCGGCTTTGCCGCCCTCGCCGCCAAACGGATCATGGCGCGGGGCGCCTGA
- the trmFO gene encoding methylenetetrahydrofolate--tRNA-(uracil(54)-C(5))-methyltransferase (FADH(2)-oxidizing) TrmFO, whose product MKPIHVVGGGLAGSEAAWQIARAGVPVVLHEMRPLRKTDAHQTDGLAELVCSNSFRSDDPENNAVGLLHAEMRRCDSVILAAADAHQVPAGGALAVDREGFSAAVTAALAAEPLVTIERGEIEGLPPEAWDSVIVATGPLTSAALAEAIQGLTGEDSLAFFDAIAPIVYRESIDMEKAWFQSRYDKPGPGGTGADYINCAFERDQYEAFIAALLEADRIDFREWEKNTPYFEGCLPIEVMAQRGADTLRFGPMKPVGLTDPRTGRRPWAVVQLRQDNALGTLFNLVGFQTKLKWGEQSRVLHMIPGLENARFARFGGIHRNTFLNSPKLLDDRLRLRADPRLRFAGQITGVEGYVESAACGLLAGRFAAAERLGVAIDSPPVTTALGAMLAHVTGGHLAEGTSFQPMNVNFGLFPPLEFEGKKPPKGKDRKRALAARAVTDLGGWLEAAPAA is encoded by the coding sequence ATGAAACCCATCCATGTCGTCGGCGGCGGTCTCGCGGGAAGCGAGGCGGCCTGGCAGATCGCGCGGGCGGGGGTCCCGGTCGTGCTGCACGAGATGCGGCCGCTGCGGAAGACCGACGCGCACCAGACGGACGGGCTGGCCGAGCTGGTGTGTTCGAACTCGTTCCGGTCGGACGATCCGGAGAACAACGCCGTCGGGCTTTTGCATGCCGAGATGCGGCGCTGCGACTCGGTCATCCTGGCGGCGGCCGACGCGCACCAGGTGCCGGCGGGCGGTGCGCTGGCGGTCGACCGGGAGGGCTTCTCGGCGGCGGTGACGGCCGCCCTCGCCGCCGAGCCGCTGGTCACCATCGAGCGCGGCGAGATCGAGGGCCTGCCGCCGGAAGCGTGGGACTCGGTCATCGTCGCGACCGGCCCGCTCACCTCGGCGGCACTCGCCGAAGCGATCCAGGGGCTGACGGGCGAAGACTCCCTCGCCTTCTTCGACGCCATAGCGCCGATCGTCTATCGCGAGTCGATCGACATGGAGAAGGCCTGGTTCCAGTCGCGCTACGACAAGCCTGGCCCCGGCGGCACCGGCGCCGACTACATCAACTGCGCCTTCGAGCGCGACCAGTACGAGGCCTTCATCGCGGCATTGCTGGAGGCCGACCGCATCGACTTCCGCGAGTGGGAGAAGAACACCCCCTACTTCGAGGGCTGCCTGCCGATCGAGGTGATGGCGCAGCGCGGCGCCGACACGCTGCGCTTCGGGCCGATGAAGCCGGTCGGCCTCACCGATCCGCGCACCGGCCGGCGGCCCTGGGCGGTGGTGCAGCTGCGCCAGGACAACGCGCTGGGCACCCTGTTCAACCTGGTCGGCTTCCAGACCAAGCTGAAGTGGGGCGAGCAGAGCCGCGTGCTGCACATGATCCCCGGACTCGAGAACGCCCGCTTCGCCCGCTTCGGCGGCATCCACCGCAACACCTTCCTGAACAGCCCGAAGCTGCTCGACGACCGACTGCGCCTGCGCGCCGATCCGCGCCTGCGCTTCGCCGGCCAGATCACCGGCGTCGAGGGCTATGTCGAGAGTGCGGCCTGCGGCCTGCTCGCCGGCCGCTTCGCGGCGGCGGAACGGCTGGGCGTGGCGATCGACTCGCCGCCGGTGACGACGGCGCTGGGCGCGATGCTGGCGCACGTCACCGGCGGCCATCTGGCGGAAGGTACGAGTTTCCAGCCGATGAACGTCAATTTCGGCCTGTTCCCGCCGCTGGAATTCGAGGGCAAGAAGCCGCCCAAGGGCAAGGACCGCAAGCGCGCCCTGGCCGCCCGGGCCGTCACCGACCTCGGCGGCTGGCTGGAGGCGGCGCCCGCCGCCTGA
- a CDS encoding phytoene/squalene synthase family protein, which translates to MNAEMPSRASPDALAYCADSVRVADSDRFATLAFAPAERRPGLLALYAFNVEVAKSREMVSQQLIGSIRLQWWRDAITEIYEGTPRRHQVVEPLAETVHRFDLGKDTFDALLEAREADMADDPPADLDALTAYARDTAGGLVRLALQVLGARDAPAMAAGEAVGTAWGLVGLIRAVPFHARMRRCAMPADLLAEAGLTAHDVVERGGSSALSGVVRRVAEAAEARLAAGRVLRRQVPRRALPALLCGALANGHLAQLRRAGWNPFDPRVASPLPSRAWRLLAASVSGRY; encoded by the coding sequence ATGAACGCGGAAATGCCGTCCCGGGCCTCGCCTGATGCATTGGCCTACTGCGCCGACAGCGTGCGCGTCGCCGATTCCGACCGCTTCGCCACGCTCGCCTTCGCACCGGCGGAGCGGCGACCAGGGCTGCTGGCCCTCTACGCCTTCAACGTGGAGGTCGCCAAGAGCCGCGAGATGGTCTCGCAGCAGCTCATCGGCAGCATCCGACTGCAGTGGTGGCGCGACGCGATCACCGAGATCTACGAGGGCACGCCGCGCCGTCACCAAGTCGTGGAGCCCCTGGCGGAGACCGTGCATCGCTTCGATCTGGGCAAGGACACGTTCGATGCGCTGCTGGAGGCGCGCGAGGCCGACATGGCGGACGACCCGCCGGCCGATCTCGATGCGCTCACGGCCTATGCGCGCGACACCGCCGGTGGGCTCGTCCGGCTCGCCCTGCAGGTCCTGGGCGCGCGCGATGCCCCTGCAATGGCCGCGGGCGAGGCGGTCGGCACCGCCTGGGGGCTTGTCGGGCTGATCCGTGCGGTGCCGTTCCATGCGCGCATGCGCCGTTGCGCCATGCCGGCCGACCTGCTGGCGGAGGCGGGGCTCACGGCTCACGACGTCGTCGAGCGTGGCGGCTCGTCCGCGCTTTCCGGCGTTGTGCGGCGTGTCGCCGAGGCGGCCGAGGCGCGGCTGGCGGCGGGCAGGGTCCTGCGGCGGCAGGTGCCGCGCCGCGCGTTGCCGGCACTCCTCTGCGGCGCCCTGGCCAACGGCCATCTGGCCCAACTGCGCCGGGCCGGCTGGAACCCGTTCGACCCACGCGTCGCGTCGCCGCTGCCGTCGCGCGCGTGGCGGCTGCTCGCCGCCTCGGTAAGCGGGCGCTACTGA
- a CDS encoding S1C family serine protease: MRRIWVLLLGLMAFGAGAPGAAAQLTPERILPAVVGVEAETVADARSAATLGTTRQASGVVIDGAGLVLTIGFAVMEAERVSVLAEGGKRLPARVIAYHSESGLGLLRVPTGLDASPLRLGDSTKLATRDPVLIVAYGGADSAQPALVVSKRPFAGSWEYLLDSAIYTSPPHPLWTGAALIDGDGRLVGIGYLQVADAVPDTVLPGNMFVPVDLLKPILADLLAEGRESGPRRPWLGLYTDETKGRLIVERVAADGPAAAAGLKPGDIVLGVAGQPVRSLEAFYRALWSSGSAGTEVELTVLKDLTPETVRVRSADRYGWLRKPQSF, translated from the coding sequence ATGCGTCGCATCTGGGTGCTGCTCCTCGGGTTGATGGCTTTCGGCGCCGGCGCGCCGGGCGCGGCGGCGCAGCTGACGCCGGAGCGCATCCTGCCTGCGGTCGTCGGGGTGGAGGCGGAGACGGTGGCCGACGCCCGCTCCGCCGCGACCCTCGGCACGACACGCCAGGCGAGCGGTGTCGTCATCGACGGTGCCGGCCTGGTGCTCACCATCGGCTTCGCCGTGATGGAGGCCGAGCGGGTGAGCGTCCTCGCCGAGGGCGGCAAGCGGCTGCCGGCGCGGGTGATCGCCTATCACAGCGAGAGCGGCCTCGGCCTGCTGCGCGTGCCCACCGGCCTCGACGCCAGCCCGCTGCGGCTGGGCGACTCCACCAAGCTCGCGACCCGGGACCCCGTGCTGATCGTGGCCTATGGCGGCGCCGATTCTGCGCAGCCGGCGCTCGTGGTCTCCAAGCGGCCGTTCGCCGGCTCGTGGGAGTATCTGCTCGACAGCGCGATCTACACCAGCCCGCCGCACCCGCTGTGGACCGGCGCCGCGCTGATCGACGGCGACGGCCGCCTCGTCGGCATCGGCTATCTCCAGGTCGCCGACGCGGTGCCGGACACTGTGCTGCCCGGCAACATGTTCGTGCCCGTCGACCTGCTGAAGCCGATCCTCGCCGACCTCCTGGCGGAGGGGCGGGAGAGCGGGCCGCGCCGGCCGTGGCTCGGCCTCTACACCGACGAGACCAAGGGCCGGCTGATCGTCGAGCGCGTCGCGGCCGACGGCCCGGCCGCCGCCGCCGGACTGAAGCCCGGCGACATCGTGCTCGGCGTCGCGGGACAGCCGGTGCGCAGCCTCGAGGCCTTCTACCGCGCCCTCTGGAGCAGCGGGAGCGCCGGCACGGAGGTCGAACTGACGGTCCTCAAGGACCTGACGCCCGAGACGGTGCGCGTCCGCAGCGCCGACCGCTACGGCTGGCTGCGCAAGCCGCAGAGCTTCTGA
- a CDS encoding superoxide dismutase, whose protein sequence is MAFELPDLPYDRSALEPYMSARTLEFHHGKHHQAYYTALNNLVKDTPFASMSLEEIIKKTYNDSSKAGIFNNASQAWNHNLFWPSMKKGGGGAIPSELEKRIVSDFGSVDKFKEEFVAKGVGQFGSGWCWLVEEGGKLKCTNTPNGVDPLCFDQTTLLGCDVWEHSYYLDYQNRRPDYIKAFLDHLVNWEAVAGRLK, encoded by the coding sequence ATGGCTTTCGAACTGCCAGATCTTCCCTACGACCGCAGCGCCCTCGAGCCCTACATGTCGGCTCGGACGCTCGAGTTCCATCACGGGAAGCACCATCAGGCCTACTACACCGCCCTCAACAACCTCGTCAAAGACACGCCGTTCGCGTCGATGTCCCTCGAGGAGATCATCAAGAAGACCTACAACGATTCCTCCAAGGCCGGCATCTTCAACAACGCCTCCCAGGCCTGGAACCACAACCTGTTCTGGCCCAGCATGAAGAAGGGCGGCGGTGGAGCGATCCCGAGCGAGCTCGAGAAGCGCATCGTTTCCGACTTCGGTTCGGTCGACAAGTTCAAGGAAGAGTTCGTCGCCAAAGGCGTCGGCCAGTTCGGCAGCGGCTGGTGCTGGCTCGTCGAAGAGGGCGGCAAGCTGAAGTGCACGAACACGCCGAACGGCGTCGACCCGCTTTGCTTCGACCAGACGACGCTGCTCGGCTGCGACGTGTGGGAGCACTCCTACTATCTCGACTACCAGAACCGGCGCCCCGACTACATCAAGGCTTTCCTGGACCACTTGGTGAACTGGGAAGCGGTCGCCGGGCGCCTGAAATAG
- a CDS encoding PLDc N-terminal domain-containing protein, whose amino-acid sequence MEFILGIVLLALNIWAIVNVVQSTASTLAKVLWVLFILIAPVLGFIVWLIAGPRGGVRSTV is encoded by the coding sequence ATGGAATTCATTCTCGGCATCGTCCTGCTCGCCTTGAACATCTGGGCGATCGTGAATGTCGTGCAGAGCACGGCCAGCACACTGGCGAAGGTTCTGTGGGTCCTGTTCATCCTGATCGCGCCGGTCCTCGGCTTCATAGTCTGGCTTATCGCGGGTCCGCGTGGCGGCGTGCGCAGTACCGTCTGA